Proteins encoded together in one Salarchaeum sp. JOR-1 window:
- a CDS encoding NfeD family protein, with protein MAVETLPLLLVIGGVALMVLEAFAPGAHFVVIGTALTVAGVLGILLPTVFATPIALAVVVLVVGGVSLWVYRRFDIYEGTDEGQTEGSASLRGKTGYVVERVTEREGRVKIEGGGFSSRYAARTRTGAIEEGTDIIVTDPGGGNVLTVESLDGRDDIDRELERERERQE; from the coding sequence ATGGCAGTAGAGACGCTCCCGCTGTTGCTCGTGATCGGCGGTGTCGCCCTGATGGTGCTGGAGGCGTTCGCGCCGGGCGCGCACTTCGTCGTCATCGGCACCGCGCTCACAGTCGCCGGTGTGCTCGGTATCCTGCTCCCCACCGTGTTCGCCACACCCATCGCGCTCGCCGTCGTCGTCCTCGTGGTCGGCGGTGTCTCCCTCTGGGTGTACCGTCGCTTCGACATCTACGAAGGCACCGACGAGGGCCAGACCGAGGGGTCGGCGAGCCTCCGCGGGAAGACCGGGTACGTCGTGGAGCGCGTGACCGAGCGCGAGGGCCGCGTGAAGATCGAGGGCGGCGGGTTCAGCTCGCGGTACGCGGCGCGCACTCGAACCGGCGCTATCGAGGAGGGCACTGACATCATCGTCACCGACCCCGGCGGCGGGAACGTTCTCACCGTCGAATCGCTCGACGGCAGGGACGACATCGACCGCGAACTCGAACGGGAGCGCGAGCGCCAAGAGTAG
- a CDS encoding SPFH domain-containing protein: MELAPLQSLGGSPVFTAVALLLLGLAVVIVYQMVEIVDAYEKKALTVFGEYRGLLEPGISFIPPFVSRTYAFDMRTQTIDVPRQEAITRDNSPVTADAVVYIRVMDAKRAFLEVDNYERAVSNLAQTTLRAVLGDMELDDTLNKRQEINARIREELDEPTDEWGIRVESVEVREVNPSQDVQQAMEQQTSAERKRRAMILEAQGERQSAIETAQGEKQSDIIRAQGKKQSQILEAQGDAISTVLRAKSAESMGERAIVEKGMETLEAIGQNESTTFVLPQELTSLVGRYGKHLTGSDVEAATESLDSLDFDDETRELLGLDDIDEILSQLDEEADIDTDKLEEKAEEVMAGKDAGMQDAESVIEEMDQEFESANDDTSGGSADENGDETK, encoded by the coding sequence ATGGAACTCGCTCCCCTCCAATCGCTCGGTGGGAGTCCGGTCTTCACCGCGGTGGCGCTCCTGCTGCTTGGGCTGGCAGTCGTCATCGTCTACCAGATGGTGGAGATCGTGGACGCCTACGAGAAGAAGGCGCTCACGGTGTTCGGCGAATACCGCGGGCTGCTCGAACCCGGGATAAGCTTCATCCCGCCGTTCGTCTCCCGAACGTACGCGTTCGACATGCGGACGCAGACCATCGACGTTCCCCGCCAGGAGGCCATCACGCGCGACAACTCGCCCGTGACGGCGGACGCCGTGGTCTACATCCGCGTAATGGACGCGAAGCGCGCGTTCCTCGAGGTCGACAACTACGAGCGTGCGGTATCGAACCTCGCGCAGACGACGCTGCGCGCGGTGCTCGGCGACATGGAACTCGACGACACGCTGAACAAGCGCCAGGAGATAAACGCCCGCATCCGCGAGGAACTCGACGAACCGACGGACGAGTGGGGAATTCGCGTGGAGAGCGTGGAAGTCCGCGAAGTGAACCCGTCGCAGGACGTCCAGCAGGCGATGGAGCAACAGACCTCCGCGGAGCGCAAACGTCGCGCGATGATTCTGGAGGCGCAGGGCGAACGCCAGTCCGCCATCGAGACCGCACAGGGGGAGAAGCAGTCCGACATCATCCGCGCGCAGGGGAAAAAGCAGAGCCAGATCCTGGAAGCGCAGGGCGACGCCATCTCGACGGTGCTCCGCGCGAAGTCCGCCGAATCGATGGGCGAGCGCGCCATCGTGGAGAAGGGCATGGAGACCCTGGAGGCGATCGGACAGAACGAGTCGACGACGTTCGTGCTGCCGCAGGAACTCACGAGCCTCGTCGGACGGTACGGCAAACACCTCACCGGGAGCGACGTGGAGGCCGCGACCGAATCCCTCGACAGCCTCGACTTCGACGACGAAACCCGCGAACTGCTCGGGTTGGATGACATCGACGAGATTCTGAGTCAGCTCGACGAGGAGGCGGACATCGACACGGACAAATTAGAGGAGAAAGCGGAGGAGGTGATGGCTGGAAAGGACGCCGGGATGCAGGACGCCGAGTCCGTCATCGAGGAGATGGATCAGGAGTTCGAATCCGCCAACGACGACACGTCCGGCGGGTCGGCGGACGAGAACGGCGACGAGACGAAGTAA
- a CDS encoding winged helix-turn-helix transcriptional regulator, with the protein MVDEDKRSTLRRFAAVGAAGPLSQLPSSDDGGSETRDAISGYVASTPGAHFSKLRDDLKLATGEAQHHLRRLVEDGVVEAHRDGDYRRFFPAGRFSDLERVALSYLRRETPRGMLRELLRDPDASGGALAESLGVSRPTVSKYATELERAGVLSREDGYAVESPETVLMLLVRYAESFDAETAEFAAEAADFVSYAP; encoded by the coding sequence ATGGTCGACGAGGACAAGCGTTCGACGCTCCGGCGGTTCGCGGCCGTCGGAGCGGCCGGCCCGCTGTCGCAGCTCCCGTCGAGCGACGACGGCGGGAGCGAGACGCGGGACGCCATCTCGGGCTACGTCGCGTCGACGCCGGGCGCGCACTTCTCGAAGCTCCGCGATGACCTCAAACTCGCCACCGGAGAAGCCCAGCACCACCTGCGGCGGCTCGTGGAGGACGGCGTAGTGGAAGCGCACCGCGACGGCGACTACCGCCGGTTCTTCCCCGCGGGCCGGTTCTCCGACTTGGAGCGGGTGGCGCTGAGCTATCTGCGGCGGGAGACGCCGCGCGGGATGCTGCGCGAACTCCTCCGCGACCCCGACGCGTCCGGCGGGGCGCTCGCGGAGTCGCTGGGCGTGTCGCGCCCGACCGTGAGCAAGTACGCGACCGAGCTCGAACGCGCGGGCGTGCTCTCCCGGGAGGACGGGTACGCGGTCGAATCCCCGGAGACGGTGTTGATGTTGCTCGTGCGGTACGCGGAGTCGTTCGACGCGGAGACTGCCGAGTTCGCCGCCGAGGCCGCGGATTTCGTCTCGTACGCTCCCTGA